Proteins encoded together in one Rubripirellula reticaptiva window:
- a CDS encoding Gfo/Idh/MocA family protein, whose protein sequence is MVDKLSADQRAVGEHNYYSAVGSYYDVNRRDFLRGIVSAGAVSGAGLGAAYFGYGKVNDPVRIAVIGTGDEGNVLIGGCNPEYVEVKAICDIRPFGQHRAFHGDWSSPSALGRRPGLIQVAGYKDEAEARRNVKVYDGKNGGIMACLDDPDIEAVIIALPLWLHASVAALAMERGLHVLTEKLMAHNVAQCKVMSRMAAELKDTAGNPLHLATGHQRHYNVKYDNAINLIRWGLLGQLHHIRAQWHRGNLPGADSWKMPIPGGEKTADGTMYDKIAGDIRNRAGRLKKATDPDEIVRLQAELAMFQAWDADKNVDPSKFGYKDFSMGDGHFSAMEELHRWRLFDRTGAGLMAELGSHQLDAVSIFLSSLRNDGKKVHPLTVNAVGGLHIMPEDRSVGDHVYCMYEFPGPEYSKDFDVGYFDPVDNYPASKVVKGKDPVRTGPIPGYSDDPNKKVVVTYSSINGNGFGGWGEVVMGTKGTLILDKETDVLLYRNSDTSSKVGVSKQGGGYALDTSASGDYAAPLAQAADSGPVSRGYREEIEHWAFCIRNPDKENRPRCYPEVAMGDAVIALGTNVALKNANAGKGGYLKFEEEWFDINSDAVPDGSDIKAEAEYMKKPVA, encoded by the coding sequence TTGGCGCAGCATATTTTGGATACGGCAAAGTCAACGACCCGGTCCGCATTGCCGTCATCGGCACCGGTGACGAAGGCAACGTTTTGATCGGTGGCTGCAACCCCGAATACGTCGAAGTCAAAGCAATCTGTGACATTCGCCCGTTTGGACAACACCGCGCCTTCCACGGCGATTGGTCTAGCCCTTCGGCGCTCGGTCGCCGCCCCGGACTGATCCAAGTTGCTGGCTACAAGGACGAAGCCGAAGCTCGTCGTAACGTCAAGGTTTACGACGGCAAGAACGGCGGCATCATGGCCTGCTTGGACGACCCGGACATCGAAGCAGTCATCATCGCTCTGCCTCTGTGGCTACACGCCTCGGTTGCCGCTTTGGCGATGGAACGTGGACTTCATGTTCTGACCGAAAAACTGATGGCCCACAACGTTGCCCAGTGCAAAGTGATGTCACGCATGGCAGCAGAACTGAAAGACACCGCTGGAAACCCGCTGCACTTGGCGACCGGTCACCAACGTCACTACAACGTCAAGTACGACAACGCGATCAACCTGATTCGCTGGGGATTGCTGGGCCAACTTCACCACATCCGTGCCCAGTGGCACCGTGGAAACCTGCCGGGTGCCGACAGTTGGAAAATGCCAATTCCCGGTGGCGAAAAGACTGCCGATGGAACGATGTACGACAAGATCGCCGGCGACATTCGAAATCGCGCCGGACGCTTGAAAAAAGCTACCGATCCCGATGAAATCGTCCGTCTGCAGGCAGAACTTGCAATGTTTCAAGCCTGGGACGCGGACAAAAACGTCGACCCATCGAAATTTGGATACAAAGACTTCTCGATGGGCGATGGCCACTTCAGCGCCATGGAAGAACTGCATCGTTGGCGTTTATTCGATCGCACCGGCGCAGGCTTGATGGCGGAACTTGGCAGCCACCAACTTGATGCGGTCAGCATCTTCCTGAGCTCGCTTCGGAACGATGGCAAAAAGGTTCATCCATTGACGGTCAACGCCGTCGGCGGCTTGCACATCATGCCCGAAGACCGCAGCGTCGGTGATCACGTCTATTGCATGTACGAATTCCCTGGCCCGGAATACAGCAAAGACTTTGACGTTGGCTACTTTGACCCTGTCGACAACTACCCGGCTAGCAAAGTTGTCAAAGGCAAGGATCCGGTTCGCACCGGCCCGATCCCTGGATACTCAGATGATCCCAACAAAAAAGTCGTCGTGACCTACTCGTCAATCAACGGCAACGGGTTCGGCGGCTGGGGCGAAGTCGTGATGGGGACCAAGGGCACACTGATCCTGGACAAAGAAACCGACGTCTTGCTGTATCGCAACAGCGACACCAGCAGCAAGGTTGGGGTATCGAAACAAGGCGGTGGCTATGCGCTCGATACCAGCGCAAGTGGCGACTATGCGGCACCTCTGGCACAGGCCGCCGACTCCGGCCCGGTCAGTCGCGGCTATCGCGAAGAAATCGAGCACTGGGCGTTTTGCATCCGAAACCCCGACAAAGAAAACAGGCCACGTTGCTATCCCGAAGTCGCGATGGGCGACGCGGTGATCGCACTGGGAACCAACGTTGCCCTAAAGAACGCCAACGCTGGCAAGGGTGGATACTTGAAGTTCGAAGAAGAATGGTTCGACATCAACAGTGATGCCGTGCCGGACGGAAGCGACATCAAGGCTGAGGCCGAATACATGAAGAAGCCAGTTGCCTAA
- a CDS encoding glycerate kinase type-2 family protein, whose product MNPFNMNLARTHATEIWYAGLESVLAESLVRREVVVHGETLSVGGYSYRRSDFDRVIVVGAGKAGTAMATGLAAAIGDWLPVTGFVNVPEGTETEPGPIRLHPARPAMVNEPTQTGVWGTDEILSLVGSAKPRDLCIALISGGGSALMPAPIDGVTLAEKLEVTRFLSSSGANIAELNTVRKHLSRVKGGGLLRACRAGELVTLVLSDVLGDPLDLIASGATVPDTSTAQDAIKVLAKYDVSRSLPLAIYRTLAQDRATDSPTCHATTIVIGNNAVAVDEAGMRAEGLGYNHVMQVAKQCEGFAEDVGRHLAKMTVDMLNADPQDHRLDCLITGGEPVVKLVGEDVRGRGGRNQQLVLAAYQYLLGQSLTDEQWSRICILSGGTDGEDGPTDAAGAFIDADVHQQAMQLGLDVSDSLARNDAYTFFTCAGGLLVTGPTGTNVCDVRVALVTPV is encoded by the coding sequence GTGAATCCATTCAACATGAATTTGGCTCGAACGCATGCAACCGAGATATGGTACGCTGGGCTGGAGTCTGTTTTGGCCGAGTCGCTGGTGCGCCGCGAGGTCGTCGTGCACGGCGAAACACTTTCCGTCGGCGGCTACTCGTATCGTCGCAGCGATTTTGATCGCGTGATTGTCGTTGGCGCGGGCAAGGCGGGAACGGCGATGGCAACCGGATTAGCCGCGGCGATCGGTGACTGGTTGCCCGTGACTGGCTTCGTCAATGTTCCCGAAGGAACGGAGACGGAGCCTGGCCCGATTCGGCTTCATCCGGCGCGCCCAGCAATGGTGAACGAGCCGACGCAGACCGGCGTTTGGGGCACCGACGAGATCTTATCGCTGGTGGGCAGCGCCAAGCCGCGTGATCTTTGCATCGCATTGATCTCTGGCGGTGGCAGCGCACTGATGCCCGCGCCGATCGACGGGGTCACTCTTGCAGAAAAGTTAGAAGTCACTCGGTTCTTGAGCAGTTCGGGAGCAAACATTGCCGAGCTCAATACAGTCCGAAAACACCTTAGCCGCGTCAAAGGCGGCGGATTGCTGCGAGCTTGTCGCGCGGGTGAATTGGTGACGTTGGTGTTGTCCGACGTGCTTGGCGACCCGCTCGATTTGATCGCGTCAGGCGCGACGGTCCCGGATACTTCGACTGCGCAAGACGCCATCAAAGTATTGGCAAAGTATGACGTGAGTCGATCACTTCCGCTGGCGATCTATCGAACGCTTGCCCAGGATCGGGCGACTGATTCACCCACCTGTCACGCTACCACGATTGTCATCGGGAACAATGCCGTCGCAGTGGACGAAGCGGGGATGCGCGCCGAAGGTCTTGGTTACAACCACGTCATGCAGGTTGCCAAGCAATGCGAAGGCTTTGCCGAAGATGTTGGACGCCATTTGGCAAAGATGACAGTCGACATGTTGAACGCCGATCCACAGGATCATCGATTGGATTGCTTGATCACCGGTGGCGAACCAGTTGTGAAGTTGGTCGGCGAAGATGTCCGCGGCCGAGGTGGTCGAAACCAACAGTTGGTTTTGGCGGCTTACCAGTACTTGCTAGGTCAGTCGTTGACGGACGAACAATGGAGCCGGATCTGTATTTTGTCGGGCGGCACGGATGGCGAAGATGGACCGACCGACGCGGCGGGCGCGTTCATCGACGCGGACGTGCATCAGCAAGCGATGCAATTGGGGTTGGATGTCTCGGATTCGCTGGCTCGGAACGACGCCTACACGTTTTTCACGTGTGCCGGTGGATTGTTGGTCACCGGCCCAACGGGAACGAATGTGTGCGACGTGCGAGTCGCATTGGTAACGCCCGTTTAG
- a CDS encoding DEAD/DEAH box helicase translates to MTNTHLEPAEIPDRDQLASEYFELLPYAPYPVQEEAMLAYFTGDVASGDHGVLVCAPTGTGKTMIAEAAVYEALRTGTRMYYTTPLIALTDQKLDELRQSAVRWGFAADQVGLVTGNRSVNPDAPVLVVVAEILLNRLLNPTSFDFTDVSSVVMDEFHSFNDRERGVVWELTLGLLPLHVRTMLLSATVGNAMEFTSWLTRAHKRRLQLVVGTERKVPLQYSWVDDEILPDFSERIADGDEIARRTPALMFCFSRSQCWTTAELLKGKSVIDKARQSELADYLNNADMSEGAGPKLKQILMRGVGVHHAGVLPRYRRIVEDLFQRKLLAFCVCTETLAAGINLPARSVVLPSLLKGPRDKKKLCEIASAQQIFGRAGRPQFDDVGYVYALAHEDDVKLNKWREKYDSIPEDTKDPGLMKAKKQLKKKMPKRRAGETYWTVSQFEQLQSAESANLESRGLLPWRLLAYLFSQDKNVQPIRDMIGRRLLHPKGIEDGQRDLNRMLITMWEGRYIELDPEPHAAELPPPPPTNKEKKAAKTAGLFGELLDKIQPDAFEPASTKEDETDPKLIQSRGYEMTNYRPITATPKNRLERLVHIRSINPLFGVFLADQLAIADPNERIATLESVLQVPGTVARFCRMPSYDDMPAGTLATTKLDSELLTLGLATSEELGAKGPEDDEDIVDRGFGRVMFDEPRVWPLTIGEKLLRLFRNEFPRVNDVRVTPVWIVGELLEFGGDFNKYVTARKLQKEEGILFRHCLRMVGLLDEMANIPPSNTTVETWEDPLDDLADKLTETCRNVDPQSTDELLAQPGSEAFDLIGLGRRNAK, encoded by the coding sequence ATGACGAACACGCACCTTGAACCTGCTGAAATTCCCGACCGCGACCAATTGGCGTCGGAGTACTTCGAACTTCTGCCCTACGCACCCTATCCGGTGCAAGAAGAGGCGATGCTGGCGTATTTTACCGGGGATGTCGCGTCAGGTGACCATGGCGTCCTAGTTTGCGCGCCGACGGGAACGGGAAAAACCATGATCGCCGAAGCGGCCGTCTATGAAGCCCTTCGGACCGGTACGCGGATGTACTACACGACGCCGCTGATCGCACTGACGGACCAAAAACTGGATGAACTTCGCCAATCCGCAGTTCGCTGGGGTTTCGCAGCCGATCAAGTTGGATTGGTGACCGGCAATCGATCGGTCAATCCCGATGCCCCCGTTTTGGTCGTCGTCGCAGAAATTCTGCTCAACCGACTTCTCAACCCGACATCCTTCGATTTCACAGACGTCTCGTCCGTTGTGATGGACGAATTCCACTCGTTCAACGATCGTGAACGGGGCGTCGTCTGGGAATTAACGCTCGGACTGTTGCCATTGCACGTGCGGACGATGCTGTTGTCGGCGACGGTCGGAAACGCGATGGAGTTTACGTCTTGGCTGACACGTGCGCACAAACGAAGACTGCAATTGGTGGTCGGCACCGAACGCAAAGTCCCACTGCAGTATTCGTGGGTTGACGACGAAATCCTGCCCGATTTCTCAGAACGGATTGCCGATGGCGACGAGATCGCACGGCGGACACCGGCGTTGATGTTTTGCTTTAGCCGATCACAGTGCTGGACCACCGCTGAACTGCTCAAAGGCAAGAGCGTCATCGACAAGGCTCGTCAGAGTGAACTGGCCGACTATCTCAACAACGCCGACATGTCCGAAGGTGCCGGACCGAAATTGAAGCAGATTCTGATGCGAGGTGTCGGAGTCCACCATGCAGGAGTCCTACCTCGGTATCGTCGCATCGTCGAAGATCTGTTCCAACGCAAACTGCTGGCCTTCTGTGTCTGTACCGAAACCCTCGCTGCCGGCATCAATCTGCCTGCTCGCAGCGTCGTGCTGCCAAGTCTGTTGAAGGGACCACGCGACAAAAAGAAGCTTTGCGAGATCGCATCTGCACAGCAAATTTTTGGACGTGCCGGTCGCCCACAGTTTGATGATGTTGGATACGTGTACGCCCTGGCGCACGAAGACGACGTGAAGCTGAACAAATGGCGTGAGAAGTACGACTCAATCCCCGAGGACACCAAGGATCCGGGATTGATGAAGGCGAAAAAGCAACTGAAGAAGAAGATGCCCAAACGCCGCGCCGGCGAAACGTACTGGACCGTATCGCAGTTCGAGCAATTGCAGTCCGCCGAATCAGCCAATCTGGAAAGTCGCGGTCTGCTGCCGTGGCGGTTGTTGGCGTACTTGTTCAGCCAAGACAAGAATGTCCAGCCGATCCGAGACATGATTGGGCGCCGCCTGCTGCACCCCAAAGGCATCGAGGACGGCCAACGAGATTTGAATCGAATGTTGATCACGATGTGGGAAGGTCGTTACATCGAACTCGATCCGGAACCGCACGCGGCCGAATTGCCGCCACCGCCCCCAACAAACAAGGAAAAGAAGGCCGCCAAGACGGCCGGACTCTTCGGCGAATTACTAGACAAAATTCAACCGGATGCATTCGAGCCTGCTTCCACCAAGGAAGACGAGACGGACCCAAAACTGATCCAAAGCCGGGGTTATGAAATGACCAACTATCGGCCGATCACCGCCACCCCGAAAAACCGACTCGAACGGCTAGTTCATATCCGCAGCATCAATCCACTCTTTGGCGTGTTCCTGGCAGACCAACTAGCGATCGCCGATCCGAACGAACGAATTGCAACTTTGGAAAGCGTCCTGCAGGTGCCAGGAACCGTCGCCCGATTCTGTCGCATGCCTTCCTACGATGACATGCCTGCCGGAACCCTTGCAACGACCAAACTCGATAGCGAACTGTTGACTTTGGGATTAGCAACATCCGAAGAACTCGGTGCGAAAGGCCCAGAAGATGACGAAGACATTGTCGATCGCGGTTTCGGCCGAGTCATGTTTGACGAACCGAGAGTATGGCCGCTGACGATTGGCGAAAAACTGCTGCGACTGTTCCGAAATGAATTTCCTCGCGTCAACGACGTCCGTGTGACGCCGGTTTGGATCGTTGGGGAACTATTGGAATTCGGCGGCGATTTCAACAAGTACGTGACGGCTCGCAAACTGCAAAAGGAAGAGGGGATCCTCTTCCGCCACTGCCTGCGCATGGTCGGATTGCTCGATGAAATGGCAAACATTCCGCCATCCAACACAACCGTCGAAACGTGGGAAGACCCGCTCGACGACCTAGCCGACAAGCTGACCGAAACCTGCCGTAACGTCGATCCGCAAAGCACCGACGAACTATTGGCACAACCGGGCAGCGAAGCGTTCGACCTGATCGGATTGGGGCGTCGAAACGCCAAGTGA
- a CDS encoding NADP-dependent isocitrate dehydrogenase gives MSGTNAKIIYTYTDEAPALATESLLPIVRAYCDAVGIQVETRDISLAGRILASFSDHLTEDQRRPDSLAELGELAKTPEANIIKLPNISASIPQLVEAITELQSKGFGIPDFPDDPKTDDEIAIRSLYAKVLGSAVNPVLREGNSDRRVAAPVKAFARKHPHSMGAWSADSETHVDSMTEGDFYGSERSHVMAKAGAVRIVWTGKDGSKTVLKSALALQAGEIIDASVMSKSHLRKFLATAISDAKKKDVLMSLHMKATMMKVSDPIIFGHCVTVYYADVFEKHAELFNEIGVDPNNGLGDVYSKIQSLDADKQAEIKADIEAVYAKQPRLAMVDSDKGITNLHVPSDVIIDASMPAAIRSSGKMWGADGKLHDTKAIIPDRSYSGVYQATIEFCKANGAFDVTTMGSVANVGLMAQKAEEYGSHDKTFQIAGDGMVQVVDEADNVLMEHAVKEGDIWRMCQTKDTPIRDWVRLAVARARATDSPAIFWLDEARDHDANLINKVTAYLPDHDTEGLEIMIMSPVDATTYTCVRCKEGKDTISVTGNVLRDYLTDLFPILELGTSAKMLSIVPLLAGGGLFETGAGGSAPKHVEQLIGEGHLRWDSLGEFLAIAVSLEDLAAKTGNADIGVLAATLNEATSKLLDENKSPGRKVGELDNRGSHFYLAMYWAQALAAQSTSPSLKGAFAELAQQLAENETKILGELSAAQGNPVDIGGYYMAEPAKVQAAMRPSATFNALIDSLAS, from the coding sequence ATGTCCGGTACCAACGCCAAAATCATTTACACCTACACTGACGAAGCACCGGCGCTGGCCACGGAATCGCTGTTGCCGATTGTTCGGGCTTATTGTGACGCGGTGGGGATTCAAGTTGAGACTCGCGACATCTCTTTAGCGGGGCGTATTCTGGCCAGTTTTTCGGATCACTTGACCGAAGACCAACGGCGTCCCGATTCGTTGGCGGAACTAGGCGAATTGGCCAAGACGCCCGAGGCGAACATCATCAAATTGCCTAACATCAGTGCCTCGATTCCCCAGTTGGTCGAAGCGATTACCGAGCTGCAATCCAAAGGTTTTGGTATCCCTGATTTCCCGGACGATCCAAAGACCGATGACGAGATTGCAATCCGTTCTCTGTATGCAAAGGTTCTTGGCAGTGCGGTCAATCCTGTGCTTCGCGAAGGGAACTCCGATCGCCGTGTCGCCGCGCCGGTGAAAGCATTCGCTCGCAAGCATCCACATTCGATGGGTGCATGGTCGGCGGATTCAGAAACACACGTCGATTCGATGACCGAAGGCGATTTCTATGGCAGCGAACGATCGCACGTGATGGCCAAAGCGGGGGCGGTGCGAATTGTTTGGACCGGCAAAGACGGATCCAAGACTGTTTTGAAGAGTGCGCTCGCGCTACAAGCCGGCGAGATCATTGATGCGTCGGTGATGAGCAAAAGTCATCTACGCAAATTTTTGGCGACCGCGATCAGCGATGCCAAGAAAAAGGACGTGCTGATGTCGTTGCACATGAAGGCAACGATGATGAAGGTTTCCGACCCGATCATTTTTGGTCACTGCGTCACGGTTTACTATGCCGACGTCTTCGAAAAGCATGCCGAGTTGTTCAATGAGATTGGTGTTGATCCGAACAACGGCCTGGGCGACGTGTACTCGAAAATTCAGTCACTCGATGCCGACAAGCAAGCGGAAATTAAGGCTGACATCGAAGCGGTTTACGCCAAGCAACCTCGTTTGGCGATGGTCGATTCAGACAAGGGCATCACCAACCTGCACGTTCCTAGCGACGTGATCATTGATGCATCAATGCCCGCTGCGATCCGCTCGTCCGGCAAAATGTGGGGGGCCGATGGCAAACTGCACGACACCAAGGCGATCATTCCAGATCGATCGTATTCGGGCGTCTACCAAGCGACCATCGAGTTTTGTAAAGCGAACGGCGCGTTCGACGTCACGACCATGGGCAGCGTAGCCAACGTCGGTTTGATGGCTCAGAAAGCCGAAGAATATGGTTCGCACGACAAGACCTTCCAAATTGCCGGTGACGGAATGGTTCAAGTGGTCGACGAAGCGGACAACGTCTTGATGGAACATGCCGTCAAGGAAGGTGACATTTGGCGGATGTGTCAAACCAAGGACACACCGATTCGCGATTGGGTCAGGTTAGCGGTCGCGCGCGCTCGGGCAACAGATTCGCCAGCAATTTTCTGGTTGGACGAAGCGCGCGATCACGACGCAAACCTAATCAACAAAGTCACCGCCTATCTGCCCGATCACGATACCGAAGGTTTGGAAATCATGATCATGTCGCCGGTGGATGCGACGACTTACACATGCGTTCGCTGTAAGGAAGGCAAGGACACGATTTCTGTGACCGGGAACGTCTTGCGTGACTATTTGACGGACCTGTTCCCCATCCTGGAACTCGGCACCAGCGCCAAGATGCTGTCGATCGTGCCCCTCTTGGCCGGTGGTGGTCTGTTCGAAACGGGTGCCGGCGGATCGGCACCCAAGCACGTCGAGCAATTGATCGGCGAAGGTCACTTGCGTTGGGATTCGCTGGGCGAGTTCCTGGCGATCGCCGTCTCGTTGGAAGACTTGGCTGCCAAGACCGGCAACGCGGATATCGGAGTGTTGGCGGCGACGTTGAACGAAGCGACGTCGAAACTGCTAGACGAAAACAAGTCACCGGGGCGTAAAGTCGGCGAGCTAGATAATCGAGGTAGTCATTTTTACCTGGCGATGTATTGGGCGCAAGCGTTGGCGGCACAGTCAACGAGTCCCTCGTTGAAAGGGGCCTTTGCGGAACTGGCACAACAGTTGGCCGAAAACGAAACTAAGATTCTTGGCGAGTTGAGTGCCGCACAAGGCAATCCGGTCGACATTGGTGGCTACTACATGGCTGAACCCGCGAAAGTCCAAGCAGCGATGCGGCCAAGCGCAACTTTCAACGCCCTGATCGATTCGTTGGCGTCTTAG
- the lpxK gene encoding tetraacyldisaccharide 4'-kinase, with amino-acid sequence MKWDYRSIISGTRRDPVAIAIRGALWVASMPYGVVVASKNRRFESGKLEIHRVGTPVISVGNLTTGGTGKTPIVCYLAKWFRSHSTRVMIVSRGYGRGDSDTNDEAKELHDRLPDVPHVQNPDRVEAARVAIEELEAELILMDDGFQHRRLHRDLDIVVIDATCPFGFGHKLPRGLLREPVSSLRRADLAIITRCDAVPEDRLRQIETTLRKTNADLPFFRSRHVPSGIREYPSTTHATETLAGQNVAVISAIGNPMAFEKTVASCGAKVIAANHLGDHDPYAPQTVTQLRAWIRSLGDSVDRVVCTHKDLVKLQTDQLGGKPIVAIMIDLEIDGDLSPWLSRVKESAVRNKDTQ; translated from the coding sequence ATGAAATGGGACTATCGATCAATCATCAGCGGAACACGCCGTGATCCGGTTGCAATCGCGATTCGTGGAGCGCTGTGGGTCGCATCAATGCCGTACGGCGTCGTTGTGGCGTCAAAAAACCGCAGATTCGAATCGGGAAAACTGGAAATCCACCGCGTCGGAACTCCCGTCATCAGTGTGGGCAACCTGACGACCGGCGGCACCGGTAAGACTCCGATCGTCTGTTACCTAGCCAAGTGGTTTCGATCCCACAGCACGCGAGTGATGATCGTCAGCCGTGGCTACGGACGCGGCGACAGCGACACCAACGACGAAGCCAAAGAATTGCACGACCGTTTGCCGGACGTGCCGCACGTCCAGAACCCTGACCGAGTCGAAGCTGCCCGCGTCGCGATCGAAGAATTGGAAGCCGAATTGATCCTGATGGACGACGGGTTCCAACACCGTCGCTTGCACCGCGACCTGGACATCGTCGTCATCGATGCGACATGCCCATTTGGTTTTGGGCACAAGTTGCCGCGAGGTTTATTGCGAGAGCCAGTCAGCAGTTTGAGAAGAGCCGATTTGGCTATCATCACGCGCTGCGATGCGGTACCGGAGGATCGCCTGCGACAGATTGAAACGACGCTTCGCAAAACCAACGCCGACTTGCCGTTTTTTCGGTCCCGCCATGTCCCCAGTGGAATAAGAGAGTACCCGTCGACCACTCACGCGACCGAAACACTTGCCGGCCAGAACGTTGCCGTGATTTCAGCGATCGGAAATCCAATGGCGTTCGAAAAGACGGTCGCATCATGTGGTGCGAAGGTGATCGCCGCCAATCATTTGGGCGACCACGATCCTTATGCTCCCCAAACCGTGACGCAACTCCGCGCCTGGATCCGCAGCCTGGGCGATTCGGTTGACCGGGTCGTCTGCACGCATAAAGATCTAGTCAAATTACAAACGGACCAACTGGGCGGAAAACCAATCGTCGCCATCATGATCGACCTAGAAATCGACGGTGACCTGTCGCCTTGGTTAAGCCGCGTTAAGGAATCAGCCGTTCGCAATAAGGACACGCAGTAG
- a CDS encoding M13 family metallopeptidase: MKPRFLLIVFVFTSVFAAQNSAVTAQDAAISTANVTASKVSGIDKSLFSDTISPGENFYRYANQLWLENTEIPGDKSNYGIFTILDDETREQVRTLIEKAAEVKSKAGSPAQKVGDLYRSVLDVDARNQAGVGPLNPMLKLIDGASTKNALAEAMGELNRMGIYGPLAPYVDVDARDSDAYTVYVTQTGLTLPDRDYYLEDDERYVELRAKLKAYITDMLVFVGQSGDAATTNAIFEFEKAIATNHWTKVENRDPIKTYNKTTNAEMQKMLGEFDWAAYTAAIGLAGQDAFVVRQPSYLEAFGKLFAETSLDDLKAYLRLRVIDSYGDNLSEVIEKRHFDFNDTAVSGVTEQEPLWKRGVNITGSVLGELVGQLYVEEHFRPEAKQRMNELVDNLKLAFEKRIESRDWMGEGTKKQAREKLSMFATKIGYPDKWKDYSKLQVASPILANNLIAAAEFENQRELKKLGEPIDRNEWHMTPQTINAYYNPTMNEIVFPAAILQPPFFNLLADDAVNYGGIGAVIGHELSHGFDDKGSEYDGKGNLRKWWTESDREEFERRAEGLVEQYNDFEPIAGNFVNGELTLGENIGDLGGLSVAYEAYQLSLGGKEAPVIDGLTGDQRFFLGWSQVWRRLYLEPELLKRLITDPHSPSEYRVNGIVRNIDAWYDAFGVKPDDALFLKPEDRVRIW, encoded by the coding sequence ATGAAGCCTAGATTTCTGTTGATCGTATTCGTTTTCACCTCTGTATTCGCGGCTCAGAATTCCGCGGTCACCGCTCAGGATGCGGCTATATCGACGGCAAACGTGACGGCGTCCAAGGTTTCGGGAATCGATAAGTCGTTATTCAGCGACACGATTTCGCCCGGCGAGAATTTCTACCGTTATGCAAACCAACTTTGGTTGGAAAACACTGAGATCCCGGGCGACAAATCGAATTACGGTATCTTCACGATCCTGGATGACGAGACGCGTGAACAGGTGCGCACGCTGATTGAAAAAGCTGCGGAGGTTAAATCCAAAGCTGGCTCGCCAGCACAAAAGGTCGGCGATCTTTATCGTAGCGTTCTAGACGTCGACGCACGCAATCAAGCCGGCGTCGGGCCACTAAACCCAATGCTTAAACTCATCGATGGTGCATCGACCAAGAATGCGCTTGCCGAGGCAATGGGCGAACTGAATCGAATGGGGATTTACGGACCGTTGGCGCCGTATGTCGATGTTGATGCACGCGACAGCGATGCCTACACGGTCTACGTCACTCAGACGGGTCTGACGCTACCCGATCGTGACTACTACTTGGAAGACGACGAGCGTTATGTCGAATTGCGAGCAAAGCTGAAAGCGTACATCACTGACATGTTGGTTTTCGTCGGGCAGTCTGGTGACGCGGCGACAACCAACGCGATCTTTGAATTTGAAAAAGCAATTGCCACCAACCACTGGACCAAGGTCGAAAATCGCGACCCGATCAAGACGTACAACAAAACGACCAATGCCGAGATGCAGAAAATGCTTGGCGAGTTCGATTGGGCTGCCTACACGGCGGCTATTGGGTTGGCCGGACAGGATGCGTTTGTCGTGCGCCAGCCAAGTTATTTGGAGGCTTTTGGCAAGCTGTTTGCCGAGACCTCGTTGGATGACCTAAAGGCGTACCTTCGTTTGCGGGTGATTGATTCGTACGGCGACAACCTAAGCGAAGTGATTGAAAAGCGACACTTCGATTTCAATGACACTGCCGTTAGTGGCGTGACCGAGCAAGAACCGCTGTGGAAACGTGGCGTCAATATCACCGGCAGTGTGCTGGGCGAATTGGTCGGGCAACTCTATGTCGAAGAACACTTTCGCCCCGAAGCCAAGCAGCGGATGAATGAATTGGTCGACAACTTAAAACTTGCTTTCGAAAAACGAATCGAATCACGCGACTGGATGGGCGAAGGCACCAAAAAACAAGCGAGAGAAAAATTGTCGATGTTTGCAACCAAGATCGGCTATCCGGACAAATGGAAAGATTATTCGAAGCTTCAAGTCGCTTCGCCGATTTTGGCCAACAATTTGATTGCTGCGGCTGAGTTCGAAAATCAACGCGAGTTGAAGAAACTTGGTGAACCGATTGATCGCAATGAGTGGCACATGACGCCGCAAACGATCAATGCGTACTACAACCCGACGATGAATGAGATCGTGTTTCCGGCCGCGATTTTGCAGCCGCCTTTCTTCAACTTGTTGGCGGATGATGCCGTCAACTATGGCGGTATTGGCGCTGTCATCGGACACGAGTTGTCGCATGGATTTGACGACAAGGGCAGCGAGTACGATGGCAAAGGCAACTTGCGAAAATGGTGGACCGAATCGGATCGCGAAGAGTTCGAACGACGTGCCGAAGGACTAGTCGAGCAGTACAACGATTTCGAACCGATCGCCGGAAACTTCGTCAATGGTGAACTAACGCTGGGTGAAAATATTGGCGACTTGGGTGGTCTGAGCGTCGCCTATGAGGCATACCAGCTTTCGCTCGGCGGAAAAGAAGCACCGGTGATTGACGGCCTGACCGGCGACCAGCGGTTCTTTCTCGGATGGTCTCAGGTTTGGCGTCGCTTGTACCTTGAACCGGAATTGCTGAAGCGTCTGATCACTGACCCGCACAGCCCTAGCGAGTACCGAGTCAACGGAATCGTTCGCAACATTGATGCTTGGTATGACGCATTTGGTGTCAAACCAGACGACGCGCTCTTCTTGAAGCCAGAGGATCGCGTTCGAATCTGGTAG